The Nocardioides sp. cx-173 genome segment CCAGTGGTGCTTGGGGATGAAGCGCAGGTCCTCCCAGGCGGCGTCGCCGTGCGCGGCGCGGTACCACGCCTCCGGGGTCAGTGACGGCAGCCCCTGGTCGGGACCGGTGAGGGTCTTGGGGGTCCGCAGCGTGTGCATGGCGGCGTACGTCGTCCACGGGCCCTCGCTGCCGGCGGGCGCGGCGTCGAGCAGGAGGACGTTGGTGACGGCGCGCCGCTTGAGGGCGAAGGCCACCGTGAGCCCCGCCTGGCCGGCGCCGACGATGAGCACGTCGAGCACGTGCTCGCCGTCCCGGGTGCGCGGGCGGACCCACTCGGGTCGCGGGTAGGCGGTGAGCTCGAGGTCGCGGCGGACCCGCTCCTCGAGTGTGTCGAGCGCAGTCATCGGTCTCCTTGTAGAAGGGTGTCGAGCCAGCGGGCCCCGCCGAGCAGCGCCGCGTCACCGCCGGCGAAACCGAGCAGCTGGACGCCCTGCGGCAGCCCGTCGACGGTGAGCCAGGGCGCCGAGAGCGCCGGCACGCCGAGCAGCGAGGCGGTCGCGGGCATCCGCCGACAGCCGGTGGTGGCGTGGCCGGACGGGGCGGGGTTGGTGGTGGACAGGGTCAGCACGAGGTCGACCGTCGGGGTGAGATCGGCCCAGGCCGCCTGCAGCTCGGCGCGATGCCGCAGCGCGGCGGCGAGCCCCTCCGGCCCGATCGCGTCGGCGTGGGCGACCATCTCCCTCAGCCGGGGGTCGGGCTCGCCGGCCGCGACGTAGGTGCGCAGCAGCGCCGCCGACTCCCCCGCGAACAGGTCGAAGCAGGCCTGGCCGGACCCCACGACCGCGGCGTCGAACGCCGCGAGCCCCGGGTCGGCGTCCACGATCTCGACCCCGAGCCCGCGCATCCGGGAGACGAGCCCGGCGAGCGCCGCGCGGGTCTCGGGACGCGGGAGCCCGCCGTCGTCGAGCCTCAGCAGCCCGACTCGAGGCGGTGCCGGCGGACCCGGGACGACGCCCAGCACGTCCAGCACGGCGCTCAGGTCGGTCAGCGAGGAGGCCATCACGCCGAGGTCGTCGAGGGTGTCGGAGAGCAGGTGCATCCCGCCACGCGGCAGGGCGAGGTGGCTGGGCTTGAACCCCCACACGCCGCAGTACGACGCCGGCCGGATCGTCGAGGCCTGCGACTGGCTCGCCAGCGCGACCGGCACGAGGCCGGCCCCGACCGCAGCGGCCGACCCCGCCGAGCTGCCGCCCGGCGTGTGGCCGGGAGCGCGCGGGTTGTCGGTGGGCGTCGTGGTGCCGCAGGCGAAGGGTGTGCTGGTCGTGATCGCGGCGATGACGGCGCCGGCGGCCCGTAGGCGGGCGACGGCCTCCGCGTCGGTCCGGGGCACCCGGTCGGCGAAGAGTGCCGAGCCGAGCCCCACGGGCATCCCGGCGACGTCGATGATCTCCTTGACCACGACCGGCATCCCGGCGAGCGGCCCGTCCCCGTGCGACCGGTCGTCGGCGACGTGGGTGAAGGCGCGCAGGGTGGCGTCGGCGCTGCGCAGCGTCATGGGGCCGGCACCTGCGCGGCGTACCAGTCGTGGATCTGCGACGACGTCACCGCGGCGACGCCCACGGTCGAGGCGACGGCGGAGGCGATCCGCTCCAGCTCCCCGATGCGGTGCGGGACGCCCATGATGTGCGGGTGCAGCCCGATCGGCATGACCAGCGGGTTGCGGGCGGCCTCGTGGGTGTGCCGGTCGAGCGTGCGGAGCGCGCGGTCCTCGAGCGTGCCGTCGGGCTGGAGGCCCACCTGGTAGGTCGTGACGTCGTTCAGCGTGAGCGTGTAGGGCAGCCCGAGGATCGGCCCGTGGTCGGTGCCGAGCCAGACCGGGCGGTCGTCGACCATCCAGTCGTGGTTGAACTCCAGCCCGGCCGCTCGCATCAACGAGAGCGAGTCGTCGGTCTGGTTCATGCCCGGGCTGAGCCAGCCGCGAGGGCGCCCGAAGCGCGCCTCGAT includes the following:
- a CDS encoding amidase family protein yields the protein MTLRSADATLRAFTHVADDRSHGDGPLAGMPVVVKEIIDVAGMPVGLGSALFADRVPRTDAEAVARLRAAGAVIAAITTSTPFACGTTTPTDNPRAPGHTPGGSSAGSAAAVGAGLVPVALASQSQASTIRPASYCGVWGFKPSHLALPRGGMHLLSDTLDDLGVMASSLTDLSAVLDVLGVVPGPPAPPRVGLLRLDDGGLPRPETRAALAGLVSRMRGLGVEIVDADPGLAAFDAAVVGSGQACFDLFAGESAALLRTYVAAGEPDPRLREMVAHADAIGPEGLAAALRHRAELQAAWADLTPTVDLVLTLSTTNPAPSGHATTGCRRMPATASLLGVPALSAPWLTVDGLPQGVQLLGFAGGDAALLGGARWLDTLLQGDR
- a CDS encoding polysaccharide deacetylase family protein, translated to MSERRPPAPFALSSEAQRLEPLDGASVLVNVVVNLEHWTLDRPMPRAALPAPGGLTVVPDVANHSWVLYGLRAGLPRLAEALAPLGSAVTVALNADVIDHYPQVADLVEARGWEVVAHGVRQQSIQSYEAEEPVIAEALTRIEARFGRPRGWLSPGMNQTDDSLSLMRAAGLEFNHDWMVDDRPVWLGTDHGPILGLPYTLTLNDVTTYQVGLQPDGTLEDRALRTLDRHTHEAARNPLVMPIGLHPHIMGVPHRIGELERIASAVASTVGVAAVTSSQIHDWYAAQVPAP